One Coffea eugenioides isolate CCC68of chromosome 2, Ceug_1.0, whole genome shotgun sequence genomic window, GCTAGAGGAAGATTGATAATAGGCATATTTTAGTCCGGTTTCTGGCACCATAGAAAACCATAAATCAATTCGTGTTTTTACTCAATATTGTTATAGGTTAATCTTTCCTATATTATTGGTGTAGATAATTTGTTACTCTAGCAGTATTAAATGGATGATATAAAACAAACTCGTATTGCTACATACTAAATTTAGGAGCACACAGTttatccagaaaaaaaaaagtttccaGGACCTGATGACAAACACCCTAAATTCTTCAATCGCTCAGTAATtttatcaaaaagaaagaaagaaagaaaaacaattacATTTTTCTTTGCAGAAAGAATTGTGAATGTCATTGATGACTAAGTTGCTGTCTTCTTTGTTGAAGGCATGGAGCAATGGCAGGGTACATCCTTGTTTTCACAGAGTTATaatgaaagaaaaagcaagATTTTCTATTGCACTGTTCTCCTTCCACAAAGGAGTTGTTCAAGTTCCAAAAGAGCTTGCTGATGATGACTACCCACTACGATTTAAATCTTTTGATCATTTTGGTTTATTAAATTTCCGTTTGAAGAATCCAGCTCTATCTTCTCAGGAAAGAGTCAAAGCCTATTGCGGTATAAAGGATGCATGGGAAAGTATTAATTCCTGTGTTGGCTCCCAGACTCAACCAAATTAATTTAGGCTTTTGTTTCAAATGAACTATCAACTATTAGGGTTTGTATCATTGCCATATTTCTAAAGTTCTAACTTGGATTGAAGTTTGTTCTTCGTTTTTGTACtacaaaggaaaaaagaagcaaaatatcGAGTATTTGTGAACAGGTAAATTGTAATTGCTTGCATGATGTGGTTTATCAATTGGTGTTAGTGTCGAATTAGAGAATTGATGCTAATTTTTGCTCATGAGATTGATGAATCAATATCTGAGTGAACAACTCAGATTGAGACAAGAAAGATAGATTTGTTGTAGTATGGATAGATTACCTGTCCTgcccagaaaagaaaaaatagaaaagacaGGTTTGTTGGGACTTGGAAAACACATGCTATTCTCTAACACAATAAGCTGACAAAATTTTTCGTTTGCAGCCAGATAGCAGCATTTCTTCTGTAGAATACACAGAACCATATGTATTCTCCATGCTGTGTATGTATATGGGGTGATGAATCCTGCTTAATTGCAGGAATCTTCGCAATAAAACACCCCAATCAAGTAAGCAGTTAGCAGCCAAGATATAATTTATGGAACCACATTGGAATCTTTGCAGCAGAAATATTTACCCCTAGTTGTTTCTTTTAGCTGGGAATAATTCATTTCATGAAGTGGTTTGGTGATTTGTGTTATGGTTAAGATAATACTAGTGCTTTTGCTTATGAGATTTAAGTTCAATCtttcttgaatctttcattgaaTATTATTTGTTAGGATTGGGGATTGAAAACCTACATGTGTATATGACTTTCAACTTTGACTTGAAGGAGGAGTTGATTAGTAAATGCTTAAAATATTGGGATGTCTATAAGGTCTTAATCATggatattatttaataatttattaaaagGTGTCCATTAGCACTCTTTAATATACTCATCATATGATGTAGATGTTTATATTTATTGTATCTATAGATTTGgacactttttcaaattaacAACACTCTTATCAAAAGACTAATATTCGAAGCCCTTATGCATAGTGGAAGCACTTGTCGGCCAAACCTTATGTATATGGTGAGATGAATCTGCACATGAGAACCTTTCCAATAAAACATCCACCTTATCTTGTTCCTTGTAACCAGGAATAGTTCACTTCTTATAACTAGACCTAGAACAACTACATCTGAAACCAAGAAAATCATCCACAAGTTTGATAATGGAGACCAATGCTTCAGTCTAGATTCCTCAAATACAACAAAGCAGTGAAATCCCTTCTGTCATATATTtcaccaaaaccaaaaaaaaaaaaaaaaacccaaaatcTGCGCTCAAGCTCTTGGTTATCTACTGGCAAATCTGTGAGGGAAGCATTGGAGGAGTTTAGCTGTTTTATTGCAGTTTATAACAGAGTTGAATCTGAGtttattagtgaagtttttggatcactaaagaagttgctcaacctccCCATGGAGACAAAATTGCTTAACACCAATCAAGACTAAGATGTGACACTACTCTTCATGAAACCATTGGTATACATTGAAGATTCAATAATTATACGTTGAAGCGGTTCAAAGCTTTACAAACCTCATGTGGCCATCAGGAAATGATCAATTCTGGTAGGATGAGGTTagagaaaattttctaattggtCCCCAAATTTGCAACTTAATTTCTACAATTTTAGTCAATGATAGTGCCAATAGGACAAATTTTATACTTTTTCTCGGAGAGTTATGATGACAAAGACCGCGAGAATCTATAATGCGCTATTCTCCTTTCACACTGGAATAGTTCAAATCTTTTGACCATTTAGGCTTATTGAGTTTCCGTTTGAAAAATTCAACTCTATCTTCTGAGGAAAGAGTCAAAACCTATTGTGGTATTAAGGATGTTTTATGATATGTGCTTCAAAATTTTTGTCATGCACGTCCAAAATTCCAACTTCTGAAGTTTAAAATTCGTTTTCATATTAGCAagaaaaatcacacaaaaatgtatccttttgaattgtatttttaaaaaaaaaaaagaattatttatgGTAGCAACGTAATGTTTTCTATACAATGTGacttatgtgaaataaaaaagttaTTGTAAAGATAAAAAGAGTGATTAGGAAACCTGTAATAAAAAaacatagatttttttttcccaaacaaCTCCATATCCATAAAGGACAAATCTAGatctaaaaacaaaaaactgaagGACAAATATAACAGCTTGCTAGCAGCCGCCCCATCTAGAGGTGTCAAAGCCACCTATAGCCCCATCTTGGAAGAAACACTTACTTTAAGGTATAGTATAGTTGGATTAGTTGGCAGTAGCGCAGACAATATATATTTTTAGGTATAGTAGCGCAGACAACATATATTTTATCGAACCACAGTTGAAATATTTGCAACAGAATGCTTACACTAATTTGTTTCTTGCAACTAGAAACAATTCATTACTTATCTGTTATcaaatttgtagaaaaattaaacCAAGCTAGTATGATTTAATATATTAAGTTGTGGGCATATGTCATTAGTTAATTGGTTAGTTTGCATTGGAGTGGCATGGGATAAAGGACCACGGGCAGGTGCAACCGTTCCTAGTGgttttgtgcattttgcacatcacgtaattttatttgcacacggcgtaactttgtttgcacaacgtgtaattttagaacaaatttttgtgGGCCCCACACACGTTGTTAAAAACGAGGTACAAAAAGTGATCTGAACCGTACAATTTTTTTGGACCAAATCTTAGCCGTGAACAGCTCAGGAGCGGTCCATCTGATGACTGCTCCTGCCCCTCATCCTGGGATAAATCCTTTGTTAGTACTAGTACTAGTCAGTTTGTACAAGTGCCAAAGAAGTTTTATGTCGGTGCGAAACAATTATTAGGCAATGCCTAATAATTGATCCAAAACTAATTGAAAAAATTCATGTGGATATATAAAGATTTCACTTGCTCATTTATATGTTAAAATGGAATTTACTTAACATATTAAATAAAATCAAATGGGACTTTTTATCAGTCCGCATGAAACTTTTTTATTAGTACGGAATAACTACTAGATATGTCTAGTATTTGTTCTACATAGGAGGCTTATTGTCATACAAGGCTTAATAAGTCAGAAGCTTCGGGGTTTTGGTCAGAACGTCAGAGTCTGTTTGTCGGTCgtattttatttttgtgaaCAGGTGCATCCCCCCGGAGCCCTTGGTCAATACAAGAATAAATTCCTTTGGCCGTATGTCGattttttgtgattatttcTGTAGATTTAtgttttttattgatttggatTCATCAGGAATCCTTTGTCCCTTGAACAAATCTAGAACAGCTACATCTGAAGCCAAGAACATCATCCACAAGTTCGATAATGGAGACCAACAACCCTCAAGTCTGCAACTCCCAAACGCAGAAAagcaaaacaattccagtcataTATTTCACCACAGAAAACCTAAATCTTGGCACAAGTTCTTGGCTCTCTACTTGCAAAGCTGTGAGGGAAGCGTTGGAGGAGTTTAGCTGTTTCATTGCAGTTTATGACAAGGCTGAATCTGAGTGCAAAATTGATGTTTTTGCATCGCTGAAGGAGTTCTTTAATCTTCCCATGGAGACAAAATTGCTTAACGTTCACCCTGATAAGAATGCATTTGGTTATTTTGGACCAAAACCTGATTTCCCTCTTCTTGAAGCCATCTCTATTGAAGATTCAACAACTATTGAAGCGGTTCAAAGATTTGCCAATCTCGCCTGGCCATCTGGAAATGATCATTTTTGGTAAGATGAGTTTATAGAAAATCTGCATACTGGTGCCTAGAGATGGTACTACTAGCACCAAGATTGATGAAATTTTCATGTTTCTGatatttgattccaaattttGACCTATATGTTGAAATTGGTGGAATAAAAGGCTATATTCTTACAAGTGATTAGTGCACCTGGAGAAATAGAAAGTCTACTTGGCAAAATTGAAATATATCATTCTTCCATATACAAATACTTGTATAACTGGCTATATAAGTGGTGGACTTTGAAAATCCCTTAGGTACCTTTTTCCAAACATGGCAAATTTGAACCAATTTACCGGCTCAATTAGTTTTAGGACTGGATTTGTCACCAAAAGAAAGTCTAGGATTATTGCATAACTTTATAGCTATAAAGAATTAAGGTGACAATGAGGTAGACTTTAGGAGCTAAATTGGCTTAGTTCCTTAGAATTAGTAGGGTATAATGCACTTATAGTTACcaaacaattcaaaagttttaTTTAGCCAATTGTACTTTCTGTTTTTGTCTAAATTCATACCTGGTTAGTATTGTCTCGGATGTCTTAAATAAATTAacttaaaatataaattaaaaggGATAAATCAATGTGATAGCGCACTTTCAtttgagattaaaaaaaaatggcacAAGTAATAATTTAGAAACACAAAGTTAaaaattttgtggttattttCTTTTTACCGTAATTACTACAATAGACAACATTTTTATTCCAACTTTTCGATTTATCACACTCTAGATAAATATACACCACACAAATGACATTCCGTATTCATGTTTTTTTACCTCATTATAATTTATTTGTACTATGATTAGTTTGGTTTTGTATTCTTAGTGAAACAATATGCGCCTGCACAAGACAACTATCAGAGGTGAACAGGATGGTGAGCAAAATGATCTTTGAAAGCTATGGTGTTGGTAGGTACAGTGATTCTCACATAGAATCAACATCTTATCTCTTCAGAGCCAATGCTTATAGAGTTCCCCAAGAGAAGGAGCCAAATCTTGGAATCTCTCCTCATACTGACACAAGTTTTGTGAGCGTTCTTAAGCAAGATAGTGTACAAGGGTTGCAGGTTCAATCAAAAGATGGTACATGGATTCCTGTTGATTTCCCACCATCTTCCTTTGCAATCATGGCAGGTGATGCCATGCTGGTATTGCCATTTTCCTTcacttattcattttttttaatacattGATGATATATACACTATCATATTCTGCAAattatattttgttaattgtACTTGACCTCCTGGACCTATATCCCAGTTGCACTTTGCCTTGTGAacgaaaaaaatatatatgcaaTTTACCCCTTCCGAAGATTTCCTAGCTATAATTATGTATAAATTTGTGATGTTAATTTGTTTTAGACAACCATTCCCTTTAATTAGAAGAGTTCTTGACAAAATTTTTACTGTCTTATTTGTATTTATAATGAGTTTGCATAATATTCTTATTTATTCTAATTCCCAACAAACAAGTATATTTTAGAAATCATCCATTTTCCTTATCCAATGCGCATATTCATTATTTCGTTTTATTTGAACATATAAACACAAgaacagaaaaaaataaaagcaagaatGGATTCATCCAATTCGTTTTGTTGTGATTTTCCAATAACCAAATATATGGAGGGTATTTTTgtcaaagaaaatttttttgcatCCAAAAACTCTAAATATTTTTGTCAAATAAAAGCTACAATGAAATACAAAAGCTATTAATAGTAACTTCATCCAAAAACTCTAAAGGAGGGtattttggccaaataaattttttgcatcatatttttatatttatttatatggTGAAATCTTCTAAAAGGGGTAAATTGCCTATTCTTTTTGGCGCATGAGGTGAAAGTGCAATTGAGGTATCGGTTCaaggggtaaagtgtaattaacttgaaaaaaaaatgtttaaggTACGTTGTGTGCATTAACTATCAATAACATGCAATTCATTTCATTTTGAAAACTATGttagtgcaaaaaaaaaaaaaaaaatttgtacccGAAGTAAAAATATACATTTGCTAAACTATATATTTCATTACGTCTGGCTGAAATGTGAAATCTTTTGACAGTATTTTTCTGTTTGTTATCTTGCCAACAATTTTTAGTTGACTAAGAAGATAATATAATATTTAGTTGACTAAGAAGATAATTGTGCTGTTTCTAGGTGATAGTATTGAATAATGTATAAGCTAGCTAAGATGTAGCGGACAAGTTATGAAAGTCAATATTTGTGGTTTGCTGTTGCATTTGAGGTTGGAAAACAACTTAAGATTCGGTATaactataaatatatatttttttagagaggaaaaaattcaaaaaaaaaaagtaaaattgtcAAATGGTTATCCAAACTTGATCATCTTGTAGTAAAATTGTCCTATCATCaccattaatatatatttttcaccaattttgATCATCTTGTTTGTCTATCCAAGTTTGTCATCCTTCCCCAAAATCCCAATTTCCATATATCACAAATTTCAGTTTGATCATGCCTCTTCCATCCATCTTTCATCTTTCTCATTAATTCTCAATTTTGTATCTCCCACCAAAAATTcattaaataattaaaacaaaaatacaCAGTAGTAAATTGGGCTAAAGGAATATGAAAAAAGTGAATGAGGCTTTCAAGGCAATTTGGGACATTAGTATGATACAAAAGTCAGCCAAATGAAGGCCAAAGCTACTATTTAAGGAAAGTATGTGTAATTTTGAAACATAGAGGGAGCTTGATGTAATTATCGTAAATCTCAGGGGATTTATGAAATTATTGCAATCGATTACAGCTATTATTGGCTAGTAGTTTTAAATGCATTATTGTTTCAAAAAATACCATTAGAAGCTTATAATTTATATTGAAACGAAAAACTGTTCGCGAAACCTGTTACAAAACAACCTAAATTCTTCGATCTcaaagtagtttttttttttatcaaaaacaaccacaaaaaaaaaaagaaatttaagttCTCATTAATTTTCTTAGCAGAAAGAATAGTGGGTCCTCATTTATAATTAAGTCATTCTGTTACTTGCTGAAGGCATGGAGCAATGGCAGAGTACGACCTTGTTTCCACAGAGTTATGGTGACAGAGAAAGCAAGAACCTCTATTGGGTTGTTCTCCTTCCACACTGGAATTGTTCAAGTACCAAAAGAGCTTGTTGATGACAACTACCCATCACAATTTACTTCTTTTGATCATTGGGGCTTATTAAAATTCCGTTCGAAAAATCCGGCTTTATCTTCTAGTGAAAGAGTGAAAGCCTATTGTGGTAGAAAGGATATATGATGAAGTATTGTTGGTTACCAAAAGCAACtgcatttgaaaatttttttaagacAAATTCTCAATTG contains:
- the LOC113763059 gene encoding 2-oxoglutarate-dependent dioxygenase AOP2-like, with the translated sequence METNNPQVCNSQTQKSKTIPVIYFTTENLNLGTSSWLSTCKAVREALEEFSCFIAVYDKAESECKIDVFASLKEFFNLPMETKLLNVHPDKNAFGYFGPKPDFPLLEAISIEDSTTIEAVQRFANLAWPSGNDHFCETICACTRQLSEVNRMVSKMIFESYGVGRYSDSHIESTSYLFRANAYRVPQEKEPNLGISPHTDTSFVSVLKQDSVQGLQVQSKDGTWIPVDFPPSSFAIMAGDAMLAWSNGRVRPCFHRVMVTEKARTSIGLFSFHTGIVQVPKELVDDNYPSQFTSFDHWGLLKFRSKNPALSSSERVKAYCGRKDI
- the LOC113760105 gene encoding probable 2-oxoglutarate-dependent dioxygenase AOP1, whose translation is MIFESYGVGKYSDCHMESTSYLLRANAYRVPHEKEPNLGIIPHTDTSFVSVVKQDSVQGLQVQLKDGTWIPVHLPQSSFAVIAGDAMLAWSNGRVHPCFHRVIMKEKARFSIALFSFHKGVVQVPKELADDDYPLRFKSFDHFGLLNFRLKNPALSSQERVKAYCGIKDAWESINSCVGSQTQPN